The Setaria italica strain Yugu1 chromosome IX, Setaria_italica_v2.0, whole genome shotgun sequence genome has a window encoding:
- the LOC101760544 gene encoding uncharacterized protein LOC101760544, with translation MGDLSARHSRRCCGRFVAVLCLCATFCKPDDVPMDPLPPDLLPARSLRCFEDGQVYSCCEGAYRLNPSGILAVPVGAVDNYCGGACVVETEDVLNCVASALDGFAFSNGASVEDVRYALRRGCSHTLRRGDFNDLEPHLGDYPDIYGNDDEGSDGSKVTSPLKLLAFLGGAWLFLLDP, from the exons ATGGGCGATCTCTCTGCTCGCCAcagccgccgctgctgcggccGTTTCGTGGCCGTCCTTTGCCTCTGCGCGACCTTCTGCAAGCCAG ATGATGTCCCGATGGACCCTCTGCCACCGGACCTGCTGCCGGCGCGGTCGCTGCGGTGCTTCGAGGACGGCCAGGTTTACAGCTGCTGCGAGGGCGCGTACAGGCTGAACCCGTCGGGGATCCTCGCCGTGCCCGTCGGGGCGGTGGACAACTACTGCGGCGGCGCGTGCGTGGTGGAGACGGAGGACGTGCTCAACTGCGTGGCCAGCGCGCTCGACGGCTTCGCCTTCTCCAACGGCGCCTCCGTCGAGGACGTCCGCTACGCGCTCAGGCGGGGCTGCAGCCACACCCTGAGAAGAG GTGACTTCAACGATTTGGAGCCGCACCTGGGCGACTACCCGGACATCTACGGCAACGACGACGAAGGCAGCGACGGCAGCAAGGTTACATCTCCTTTGAAGTTGCTGGCGTTTCTCGGCGGTGCCTGGCTGTTCCTCCTTGATCCTTGA